A single window of Halobacillus naozhouensis DNA harbors:
- a CDS encoding methionine ABC transporter permease, with protein MNKGMFANVEMQEMITATKETLFMTSISVAGTFILGLLLGLLLYLSGPGGLWQNKPLNWVTASLVNVFRAIPFIILILLLFPFTDFLMGTIRGPKAALPALIIGGAPFYARLVEIALKEIDKGVIEAAKSMGAKYSTIVFKVLLPESMPALISGITVTAIALIGYTAVAGVIGAGGLGDFAYFYGFQRSDFGVVLVCTLLIVVIVFVFQFIGDMISRKLDKR; from the coding sequence ATGAATAAAGGAATGTTCGCGAATGTAGAAATGCAGGAGATGATTACAGCAACAAAAGAAACTCTATTTATGACGAGCATTTCGGTGGCAGGAACATTCATACTAGGATTGCTACTTGGGTTACTTTTATACTTGTCAGGACCGGGGGGACTATGGCAAAACAAACCATTGAACTGGGTCACGGCTTCATTAGTTAACGTATTTCGAGCAATCCCTTTCATTATTTTAATTTTGCTATTATTTCCGTTTACCGATTTTTTAATGGGGACGATTCGCGGTCCGAAAGCGGCTCTGCCGGCCCTCATTATTGGGGGAGCTCCCTTCTATGCCAGATTGGTGGAAATTGCACTGAAAGAAATAGATAAAGGAGTAATTGAAGCTGCTAAATCAATGGGAGCAAAATATTCCACAATCGTTTTCAAAGTCCTACTGCCAGAATCGATGCCGGCCCTCATATCAGGTATTACAGTAACAGCCATTGCTTTGATTGGTTACACGGCAGTAGCAGGTGTAATTGGTGCTGGTGGACTTGGGGACTTTGCTTACTTTTACGGTTTTCAGCGCAGTGATTTTGGTGTAGTTCTTGTGTGTACTTTATTAATTGTTGTGATCGTATTTGTTTTCCAATTCATTGGGGATATGATTTCCCGCAAATTGGATAAAAGATAA